ATCAATCTGGTTGTTTTCCACCTTGTCTGCTAATTTCACACTATCTTTTAAAAAATAACCAACCATTGAAGCCGTCGAAATAGCTGTAGTTACAGCTGCTGAAGCTGCCACcggaagaaaaaaaagatgacGTGATTGGATTGTAGATTTGACTGTTAGTCTACTCAATTGTGATGTAGAAAGCATTCTGAAGAACaagagagaatgaagaagatagaagagaGCTCAAGAGAGTTCAAGAGAGCTCAGGAGAGCTCCGGTTCTCTCCGGTTCTCTTCGATCTCGTGAACTCCTTTGAAAATCTCCTCACTAAGCGAGAAAATTTAATGCTTTTCATTGGCTAAACGAGATGCATTTTACGTCCAACGGCTTCCTTTGTCCTAAAAACTGCTCTAATTATAATTGAAATGTCATCGAGACGTCTCAGATTATATAGAAGAAAACACAAACGTTTGtctcaatttgaaaatgtGAAAGAGGACGGTGTTGATGCCACCGAATCGGTAACTTCTCACAACAACCATGTGGTGAAGCTGCAAAAGGATTCTGTGGAGTATCTTAATCAGCTGATAAGATCTATTTTCAGTGATGAGGCATTTGATTTGGCGTCTACaagaagtgaaaatgaATTAAATGtcaatttgaaggatcCATTGGACCTTGAACTATATGCTCTTTTTGGTCTATTTATTAGAGAGTTTGTTCTTAGTTGGTACAAGAACAAACTACAACTctataatgaagatgagttTGTTGGAGAATTAATCTATGTGATGCAATCTGTACAAAATAGATGGACTTACCGTGCTCAACAACAAGATTGGTGCCGTATTTTGTTAGACGACTTGTTTGAATTATTGATTCGACATATGGATTCATATTATGAAGCATTCAGAATGACAGGATCTCGATACAGTGATCCTCAGAGTGATGTTGTGTTGAATTATATGCGATTAAACGGACATTTCTGCATGGATAGCCCGCAAAAGGAGGCTTATTACAGTAAAATACTAGTAAAATCCATCATTAAGTATTCAATACCTTCAGAAGAGCTCGATTCAAAAGTGTCTAGAGACTTTATGGCAGCCATATTGAATGACTTGGTCATGAAAAATCTCCTTAAGAATCTCCCTTACAACTTCGTTATATGGGATGTGATTGGAGGAATAAGTGAGGCTATTACCAAAGCGGTAAACAATCCTGAGTCCAAGCCTGAGTCCAAGCCTTCACAATCATTCTTCACGCAATTCTCTAATATAGGGACCACTATAAGTCACCTGATAGCCTATTCAACGTCTCTTCTTGGTTCCAACAAGGACTTTACCAAGCAAAATGATGTTTTATCATTCGCAATCTTCCCATTTCTCTCCAAGGTCTTCAGCCTGGATCTCATCTACCCTCTACTTTACGTTATAGTTAACAAAACGGGGTCGCTATTATCGTATTCTTCCAGGATATCTCATTGGATGAACAATCTGACCAACAACCTGGTGTACAAGGTAGTCCTTACAAGGTCTCACTTGGCCAAAGGAGTTCAATTTTTACGTCACATGATGTTCCAGGATGACCAAAGATTCTATATGAAGCCAAGAGACATTCCAGAAACACCTGAACAGTTGGAGGAGCTACGGTTGAAAAATAAAGACAAGTTGAGGAACCTGTTACTAATTAAGAACAACTCTTTCGCCAAGTTGTTATACAGAGATGATAAGAACATGGATGAGTGTCTAGATTCATTTTTGGAGACTTTTCGGCACGATGAAATTAATAGGTCGCTGTTATGGCAAGGGATTGATTTGGTGCTGAGTAGGTTGTTTCCGGAGATGTGAACACGGCCGGGGAAGCCAAGTCAATCCAGGCCAGGTCAATCCAGTCCAGGCCGCCAGGTCAATTCACGCCGGCCAAGCCAGGTCAATCCACGCCACGTAAATCCACGCAACGTCATTCCCCCCCCCCACCTCACACAAATCCACGGGcgaaaaaattttcaactGAAAAACTTTGACGAAAGAATTTCACTTAGTCAGCTAATAGttccttgtttcttctttcttcagcACCAAggtaagaaagaagcactGTTTATTACATTGCAGACGAACCCAATATGCAAATTTTCGTTAAAACCTTAACTGGTAAGACCATCACTTTGGAGGTGGAGTCTTCGGACACCATCGACAATGTCAAGCAAAAGATCCAAGACAAGGAGGGAATTCCACCAGATCAGCAGAGATTGATCTTTGCTGGTAAGCAGTTGGAGGACGGCAGAACTTTGTCCGACTACAACATCCAGAAGGAATCCACTTTACATTTGGTGTTGAGATTGAGAGgtggtaagaagaagaagaagaaagcttaCACTACTCCTAAGAAGGTTAGCCACAAGCACAAGAACGTCAAGTTGGCTGTCTTGAGTTACTACAAGGTTGACGGTGATGGAAAAGTCACCAAGTTGAGAAACGAGTGTCCTAACTGTGGTGTTGGTATCTTCATGGCTAACATGAACGACAGACAATACTGTGGTAAGTGTCACACTAccttgaagttgaaatGAGTAGCTAAGCTTGTTAGTTATACTATATAATTAATCAATTAGTTGATCAAATACAAATACTTAACTAGTTATTACTTAAATGACGTATGTCAGAtcgaaatttttcactctaatggactgaaaaatttcacCCTGCAAAATTCCTAAACTTGGTTCGAACCTCGTGgctattcttcttttgtattCAGGAATCCTCATGGAAATCATGAATAAAGTGGTGGACCAAGTCATTGGAACCCCAGAGACCTTCACTACGGTTTCTTCGGATACTCAATCTCATAGTCATGGATCCGTGTCTCCTCAACCCGGACTTTCATACACTCCTTCCGAGAGTCTTGATTCGTATGCAGGATATAATACGGTCAAGCAAGATccttttgatgatgagtgGAGTGCTGAGCTTACTATGTTGATTGGTGATGCTAAGTTGAGTCAGGCTCAGACTGAAGTGCACGCCCCGACTGAAGCCCCAACAATTGCCAATCTTGCACCTCTTTTCATTCCTCTGACGCCCAATAACAGTGTACAATACTCGAGTTTGCAAGCTAACGTTGACGATTCCAACCCCACCACTGAACATCAGGTTAATGAATGGGACATGTGCTTGCAAGATATCCAAATTGCTTGTGCTTCCAACACCCCTATTACCCATAAGAGAAGCCATGACATGCAACAGATACCTATGAAGATGGTTAAGCGACAGAGATGCATCTCATCCAAACCAGAACTAGAGACACCGAAGTCTGATGAGTCCAAGAACCCCGAGAAGCTTGAGGACCCCTCCGAGAAACTCAAAACAAGACCTAGGCAGGAAAATAAGTTCCTCAAGTGCTTCTCGTACCTAAAGACAAACTATCTTAACCTCTGCTCTACATATAATTGTCTACTAGTGAAATATGACAATTCAGAGGCTGAGAAAGTGAAGTTAAAGATTCAGAACCGAGAACTTAAGGGTCTAATGGACGGACTATTACATGAAGTGAACGTTCTCAGagcaaaagaaagaagagaaaagagagctACCATTAATGGCACCTGGACTCAGAAGCTATGAAAGACTCTTTGCACCTCCTCTTTACTAATCATGTGTACAGAATTACCTATAGAGATTCGTATACTTTACTATAAATAACTAAAGCATTCCTATTAATATCTATCTACCTGCTTAATCTACAAGGTCTTCGGGCCCAAAGCTAACTGGAAgcaattcttcaatactCATCACTACAAGCTTCTCACCTTTATTATCGAGCATTACTATGGGGAGCTTTAGATCCGGTCCAGAAAACTCCCGGATCACCTGTCGACAGATCCCACAAGGTGATGAACATGAATCGGAATTGGTTGAAACCACCAACGCTTTAAACAGTAGATGACCCGACGTCACAGCTTTTACTATGGCAGTTCTCTCGGCACAGATGGCTGCTCCATAGCTGGCATTTTCCACATTTGAACCGATGACTATTTGGTTATCTTCGGTTAGAATAGCACAACCAACGGCGAAATGCGAATAAGGACTGTAAGAGAGTTTCCTAGCGTCCACTGCTTGTTCTACCAACGTCTTAAACTGCCCGTCTGAAATGTTGGCTATAGGAGATTTCCCGGTGTAAGGCTGAATAGACGGTGGCATAATGAGGTAGAGACTAGAAAAAACAAGCAACAGATATACAGCACACCAGCCAACTAACCAGACGACACACCCCGATAATCTTATCGGATAAGATAAGGGGGACACTACAATATCTACAACGGAAATAGCTGGACTTTCAAATTGATTACATAATCAGCGAGATTTAGGATCGATGGCATTTTACTTCACCTGGCTTGTCAGCCATGCTGCAATACCCACTGGCAACAATCTTCCGAGGAGACAGAATCCCGCAGAAACAACCGCGATTGGAGGACAGATCACTTCCAAATACGCCCATAGTGCACTTGGCTGGATCTGGCGAATCGAATGGTCTAGTGACTCGTAGAGCTGGTCGATAGTCGTTTCATTATCAATCACTATATCTGCCCGGCAGATCTTTTCACTGTTACTCATCTGGCTATCAATTCGGTTCTCACAGTCCT
This region of Brettanomyces nanus chromosome 2, complete sequence genomic DNA includes:
- a CDS encoding uncharacterized protein (BUSCO:EOG09344DQK) — encoded protein: MPPSIQPYTGKSPIANISDGQFKTLVEQAVDARKLSYSPYSHFAVGCAILTEDNQIVIGSNVENASYGAAICAERTAIVKAVTSGHLLFKALVVSTNSDSCSSPCGICRQVIREFSGPDLKLPIVMLDNKGEKLVVMSIEELLPVSFGPEDLVD